The Amblyraja radiata isolate CabotCenter1 chromosome 1, sAmbRad1.1.pri, whole genome shotgun sequence genome contains a region encoding:
- the LOC116982629 gene encoding granzyme K-like — MTKPHPFEHSLFLLLAISLTPAYHGVEIIGGRKAKARSNPYMVSIQIFTDNNMYEHSFGCALISKNWVLTAAHCKPAMQAKRKSQVVLGAHSLSQDKKSKKTVPIIKWIDYGKFNKKIGVGDIILLKLGRNVKFNKDVKVLKLPKTKVTDVKPGTSCSVAGWGKTSTCSKNHSDTLQEVKLKVIDRKTCNSKDYYNHDPEVTQDMICVGDSEGREDSCQGDSGGPLICNKKYIGIVSYGKGCANPKKPGIYTLLTKEYLDWINKTIKTQAYNVTAEALY; from the exons ATGACCAAACCGCATCCGTTTGagcacagtctttttcttttgCTTGCCATCTCCTTAACTCCAGCCT ATCATGGAGTGGAAATTATCGGAGGTCGAAAGGCTAAAGCCCGCTCAAACCCTTACATGGTATCCATCCAAATATTTACGGACAACAACATGTATGAACATTCATTTGGATGCGCTTTGATCAGTAAAAACTGGGTTCTCACTGCAGCGCACTGTAAACC TGCAATGCAAGCAAAGAGGAAATCTCAAGTGGTTCTTGGAGCACATTCTCTTTCACAGGATAAGAAGAGTAAAAAAACAGTTCCTATCATTAAATGGATTGACTATGGAAAGTTCAACAAGAAAATTGGAGTCGGTGACATAATTTTGCTGAAA CTGGGGAGGAACGTCAAGTTCAACAAAGATGTGAAAGTGCTCAAACTACCGAAAACAAAGGTCACTGATGTGAAACCTGGAACTTCCTGCTCAGTGGCAGGATGGGGGAAAACAAGTACATGCTCAAAAAATCATTCTGATACACTTCAAGAGGTGAAGCTAAAAGTAATAGATCGTAAAACATGCAACAGCAAGGACTATTACAATCACGATCCTGAAGTAACCCAGGACATGATCTGTGTTGGCGACAGTGAAGGCAGAGAAGATTCTTGTCAG GGTGATTCAGGTGGCCCTTTGATATGCAACAAAAAGTACATTGGGATAGTGTCGTATGGTAAGGGATGTGCCAATCCCAAAAAACCTGGAATTTACACTTTATTAACAAAGGAATATCTTGATTGGATTAATAAAACGATAAAGACGCAGGCTTACAATGTGACCGCTGAAGCACTGTATTGA